Within the Nicotiana tabacum cultivar K326 chromosome 11, ASM71507v2, whole genome shotgun sequence genome, the region TTGGTTATTCATAAGGATGAAATAAATTGGGATAGTATGTTGTTAATTTATTAGCGAGCTAATAATAATTGATACATGAAAAATTAGTCAATGCACAACCTATTTTGGAACCTTACATATCTTACTTTATGTATATTAACTTGGATATTAGGCATTTTAAAGTTCAGATGCTACTTGAAGTTATTGGTGAATACAACTTAATAATGATTATTGAGTTTCTTTAATTATGAATGCCATCTATACTTTTGTTCGTGAAGTTCAGTGCTTGTATGCACTTGGAACAATTTTTATTACTAATCCAtgcaatatatattatatttatttattcttcaGCCAATATACATATTGTaatcaattaaatatttaaatattttataaattttccctgaaatactttaaaagtttaTTTAAAAATGTTCGAAAACCTCAAAATAATTTTAGATTTTCAAAATTGGGCTCGTGCACAGCACGGGCTTTACCTCCtttagtgtgtgtgtatatatatatatatatatatatatatatatatatatatatatatagatagatatatgcGTAGAAAGTGACATCAAGGAGTGCATGATGCCCCAAGATTTAACCTTCCTTTCTAACGAAGTTATCTTCGAAGTTCCAGATAAGCGTGCTGGTCAATCCTCTTGCATTCAAGGTGTGTTTCGAGATCATGATTTTTGTTATTCTCAAGTCCTCAATTTTCTCTGACGAATTTTCTATATATAAAACTGTAATACAACCAAATTTCACATCATAGCAAGCATCTGAGTCTTCGAAAATCTCGGCAAAATTTTCCCTGAAACTAAGCATCATTTTTGTATCTGTCTCATATCATCCAAACTATAGCACTTAAAAATCCCAAGAGTCACAGTCATTCATTTTAGACGGAATAAGCAAGATGGtagactagcaaaatatatatAACAATAATAGCCCAGTATAATTcgactagtggggtctggggagggtagtgtgtgtgcagaccttatccctaccctgggatagagaggtggtttccaatagaccctcggcatcattccctccaagaactcccaccttgctcttggggtgattcgaactcacaacctcttgattggaagtggagggtgcttaccatcggAGCAAAATATATATACCTatgttatataaaaatataacacaaTTTTTATTCCCGAAGAGTAAGACAGTTCAATGCATTACAAAATTACAACCACACACAAGGTTCTTAGATAAATACAACAAAGAGTTTTCAATAACTGTCAAATTGAAACATAACAATAGAGAAAGAAGAAGTGGAACCAGCATTACTCATAGAAGGAAACTTGCTGCTCATAACTAAAGTACCCTGGCTCTAGCTCAAGTATGCGGATAGGAATCAACACTTGCATCTGTAGACATAAAAGTAAGGAATGAGTTCACTGACTTAAACAAGTGACAACTAAATCATAACGGGATAAGGGTTTCAGAAAACGTCATCAGTGGCGGATCCAAGATTTTAAAGTCGTGGGTGCTCACTGATAAAAATTctgaaagaagaggaaaaaagaaTTTAGTTATGAGTGCTCTCTCAAtatttatctaaatatttttataattacttaTACAAATTTACTAAATCTTGTGAAAGATACATGTAGATCCGCCACTGAACGCCATAATATGCAACTTCCAAGAATAGCCCGTCCAAAGACTGAAATCAGGTCAAAATAACTAAGATTTATAGGATTTGAATGTTTATGCAACTTCCAAGAATAGCCAATCAAGAACCTGTAATCTCAGATCTAGAAGGATcaacagaagaaaaaaaatcctaTTGTGCAAAAACCAATTTCGTATAGAACCTTTACAAGTCATACAAATAAATCAGCTATCACAGTACCCCATTACAGAGAGAAACCAAAAGAAACAAGACTAAAAACATCAGAATTGTGCTATTTATCCTTGTTTACAACATTAATAGAATTAGTGAGGTTATCAAAGATTTTGGATCTATGTAAAAAGTTACATCTCCCTCATCTATCATACAAaccaatggttatgtatttatattCTCTCAAAGTATGTCAAATTCAAGTTAAAATCGTTTAGATTTCAACGCCACGAGGAAACTGGATTCTACGAATTTAAAAGTACTAAAAGGTCATGTATTCTTGCACATATATATAGAGAGGGGGAGAGAACATCAAAATAAGCATAGAATGTGTACTTACAAGTGAGCGTGGAGACCGAAGACGAGATTCGTTTTCTTCAGTCCATGTTTGGGTTCTGAATGATGACCTTGAAATTGCTGTTTGCCATCTCTTCGCACTGAATTTCCTCAATTTTTCTGACTGATTGAGAAACAGTGTCTCTACACAAGATCACCTCAATCTTTTGCAGGGAACAACTATCACCAAAACAAGAAGGAACCTCAATGAGCTGCTTGCAATTTTGCAACACTATATGCTCAAGAGATGGGAAGGCATCATCTGATATATTCCAAAGTGTAATGTTCAAATTTCCCAATTTCAAGTATTTGAGTTTTGGAAATTCCTCATCACTCACATTCCACTCTTCTCCCTCAAAAGCTTTTGAAAGCAGTTTCAAAATTTCAAGGTTTGGTAATGCTGCGATCGCAGAAATTTCAACCCATGGCAGCCTAAACTTTGATAAGGTCAATTTCTTAAGGTTTGAGGGGAAGTTAATTTCACAAGGCAGAAGCACCCGGCCTTGATAAATCACATTGAGCGATTCAAGCTGATTCAAGAAATCCAAAACTGGAAATCGATTGCAAGATTCTCCCAAGTTCTCAGAATGACCCCAAGATTCCAAAAACATGCATTTTAGTTTTTGAAGGAAAGGAAAACTTCTCATTATGTTCCCTTTGTTATAAGAAAGAGATGGGGTGGATAAGGTCTGCAAACAATCCAATTGGGATAAGTTGGAATCTGGGAAGGTACAGTTATCTATATGTGCATGCCTCAGCCTTGCCATACTGAAAAATGTATATGGTAATGCTACCTCACCTTTTGTTCCTTTCACTAGGAAAGTTTCTAAGTTCCAAAGCTTGGAAATCCAAGAGGGCATGACCGTCATGTCACCTTGAAGTGACAAAAATCTCAAATGCACAAGCCTTTTTATTTGTGGAGGAAAGATATTGCCAATATTGATGCACCCCAAATCCAACACTCTAACAAGCTCTTTGACACCCCGAAATGGACCTTCTTCGGGAAGAGGACTTGGCCAGGAGCGATGCCAACCGGGTTCAGAAGAATATATCATTGTGCGGGTAAGGGGAATAAATGGTGTATCCAGAACGAAATCTTCAAACCGCGATGCCACTGGCAAGAACTTTTCGGCTTTAGATTTGTCTCGACAGAAATGATAAAGATAATCATGAATACGGCATGATTTCAGCCCGCCCTTTGAACTTCTTCTGGCCTCCATTACAAGGCTCCTCCCGATAAGATCATTCAGGTAATCTTCTGCTACCTCCTCTGGTTTCTTCACCTCATCTCTTCGTACAAATCCTTCACTAACCCATAACCATGTTAGTTTTGAAACTGAAATTTCTGTACTCATTGGTAATGCCGCAAAATATAGAAAACATTGTCTTAGATAACCAGGCATATTTTTGTAGCTCAATTCTATTATTTCATTGCAGTCTCCTACATCACGATTAGTTTCTGAACTAAATGCCTCTTCAGTAATGGTTAGCCAATCGCTGTCGTCCTCTAAATTGACAAGAAACCCAGCTACCAAAACAATGGCCAGAGGTAGCCCTCGACAATTTGCGGCAATTTCCTTTCCAACTTCAGCAGGACAGTTCTCATTTGGAATTGGGGGTTTGCGAAATTCTTCTCGAGTACATAAGCGAAGGTGATTATACTTCACTTGTAATAGCTCCCAACTCTCTTCCGGAGTCAACAAGCGAACCAAAAGAGGATCATCAAACAATGGATCCTCATATTTTCGGCCGCTGGTAACAAGAATTCTGCTTCCATTATGATTATCTGGAAAACACCTGTGCAACTCATCAAATATATGAGAATCCCACACTTCATCTACAATGATGAGGTATCTTCCTCTATGTAACTGTCTGCGTAAAATATCAAGATAATCTAGCTCCTTCCCCTCCTCTGACTTGTAAATGTCATTGCTCAGATCAACGATAGAAATTAAAATATCTTGGGCCAATTCACTCGCCGTAAGTCTAGGAGAAACATAACACCACGCTTGAATATCAAAGTGATCTGAAGTTCTTCTGTCATTGTAAATTCTTTTGGCGAGTGTTGTCTTACCAATCCCTGGCATGCCAATGACAGGAATGGCATTAAGCTCTGCCTCACCACCAATTACCCGTGCCATTAATATTTCTATCTGGTCCTCCAAGCCTACAACTGCTTCATCAATGATTGGAGTGCTAGGTTTTGATGTTTGACAATCACTTGGGGCATCCTTATTTTCCATGAAGATATGCGCAAATTCAACAATGTCCTTGAAAAGCTTAATTTCTGCAATTACATAGCCTACATCAATGTTCCATGTGGAAGAAAGATCAACCAAGAAGTTTTCAACATACTCAAATTTGAACTTAATTTCTTCAATGACATCGTCTAACTGATTGTTCCGTGGACGAGAAGGTTGAAACACTAACATGTCCACAACATACTCAAATTTGACAAATAAATTGGTCATATGATTGCAAACATCTAACACTTCCTTACCTTCTCCTTGTTGGTCAACATTGTTTTCGAGAAAAGGTTTGAATCTTTTAATCTCAGCCACTACAAATTTAATCTGATGTGCTACCGGAGCAATTGAATCAATCCTATGATCCAACAATCTCAGCAAATTCTGCGATACCAAATCTATACATCCCAAACTATCAATCTGGGAAAAGGGCAATGCTGGCTTTTGTTTCTTGATAGTACCCTTTAAGATCTTTGATGCCATAGGCTCCATCTTTTGCACCAAATGGGATATAGCCAGATCAATTGTTTTGTCCAAATCTTCATCCATTTCTCGGTTGTCCAATGATTTAATGAAGGACCAAAACTCATTGAATACAAGATCAAAGATTATCAAGCTTTCCTTTTGAACTTCATTGCATAAGATATATACTAGCAGTAACCTGAGCGACTTCTGGAGTTTTTGAACACGATATTTGTAGACCAGTAGATAAGACCGGGAATTGAGCTCCTCTGTTATCGGCGCCCCTAGGATGAAATTAACAAAGTCCGTTGCAAAGGCATCCAATTCCCTACTGAAGTTTAGCACTGAGGGTAAAACTTTCAGGGCTTCAACATAAGGTTTACTGCTGTGTAGTAGATCTACAAGGATGAAACAAAAGCCACCAACCATATAATCATCCGAATCCTTTGCCAAACAAAGTGAAGAGATACAACGTGCTGTTTCTTTTATTACACCTGTGACATAATCCCAGAATTTGTTGACGTCGTTGGGCCCATTATTAAAGTTCTCTAGTATGAAGGAAACAAAACCTCCCAGATAAACTAGATTTCCTTTGACAAGTTGAAGTTTTTCCTTCACAGGAGCAACAAAATCTGCCCTGAACTTGAGCAAAAACTCTAGATTGTCGACAAGGGAATTAATGTATCGAGCCAGGACTTCAATCATGTCTGTTGAAAATCCTAGCTTGGGCAGAAGACTTAGAACTAAAACCATGTCTGGCTTGAGAAGCCAAATCTCTTTAAGTAGGTCAAAAGCAACACGTTCCAGTT harbors:
- the LOC107812509 gene encoding putative late blight resistance protein homolog R1A-3, with amino-acid sequence MDLESNIGHLIKFIEKEVIIERSHLDDHIHIVTLKMELTFLFQLVRCPASWIKVDNELGDLLDRVRSLITKARHDLHLTSDIGRSELERVAFDLLKEIWLLKPDMVLVLSLLPKLGFSTDMIEVLARYINSLVDNLEFLLKFRADFVAPVKEKLQLVKGNLVYLGGFVSFILENFNNGPNDVNKFWDYVTGVIKETARCISSLCLAKDSDDYMVGGFCFILVDLLHSSKPYVEALKVLPSVLNFSRELDAFATDFVNFILGAPITEELNSRSYLLVYKYRVQKLQKSLRLLLVYILCNEVQKESLIIFDLVFNEFWSFIKSLDNREMDEDLDKTIDLAISHLVQKMEPMASKILKGTIKKQKPALPFSQIDSLGCIDLVSQNLLRLLDHRIDSIAPVAHQIKFVVAEIKRFKPFLENNVDQQGEGKEVLDVCNHMTNLFVKFEYVVDMLVFQPSRPRNNQLDDVIEEIKFKFEYVENFLVDLSSTWNIDVGYVIAEIKLFKDIVEFAHIFMENKDAPSDCQTSKPSTPIIDEAVVGLEDQIEILMARVIGGEAELNAIPVIGMPGIGKTTLAKRIYNDRRTSDHFDIQAWCYVSPRLTASELAQDILISIVDLSNDIYKSEEGKELDYLDILRRQLHRGRYLIIVDEVWDSHIFDELHRCFPDNHNGSRILVTSGRKYEDPLFDDPLLVRLLTPEESWELLQVKYNHLRLCTREEFRKPPIPNENCPAEVGKEIAANCRGLPLAIVLVAGFLVNLEDDSDWLTITEEAFSSETNRDVGDCNEIIELSYKNMPGYLRQCFLYFAALPMSTEISVSKLTWLWVSEGFVRRDEVKKPEEVAEDYLNDLIGRSLVMEARRSSKGGLKSCRIHDYLYHFCRDKSKAEKFLPVASRFEDFVLDTPFIPLTRTMIYSSEPGWHRSWPSPLPEEGPFRGVKELVRVLDLGCINIGNIFPPQIKRLVHLRFLSLQGDMTVMPSWISKLWNLETFLVKGTKGEVALPYTFFSMARLRHAHIDNCTFPDSNLSQLDCLQTLSTPSLSYNKGNIMRSFPFLQKLKCMFLESWGHSENLGESCNRFPVLDFLNQLESLNVIYQGRVLLPCEINFPSNLKKLTLSKFRLPWVEISAIAALPNLEILKLLSKAFEGEEWNVSDEEFPKLKYLKLGNLNITLWNISDDAFPSLEHIVLQNCKQLIEVPSCFGDSCSLQKIEVILCRDTVSQSVRKIEEIQCEEMANSNFKVIIQNPNMD